In Osmia bicornis bicornis chromosome 1, iOsmBic2.1, whole genome shotgun sequence, the following proteins share a genomic window:
- the LOC114882184 gene encoding uncharacterized protein LOC114882184 — translation MNNELRNGFSNVPKILEIQLPLKIASKDDLVAWARYVMGLMASKINITLTTVKESPATTSGNTRAPEIMKNIDNTKQPQIVKDSVHRKSQSVNQMAGIRNLASIRNTENIRYAANVGNLGNMKNFEVPANIRSSSENGRRSEVIRIPLRNGNIQSPKEKQLASPQLSTLTINGVTGNSLFNNRQSQPSFTNVGLFDTTIPNPLEITANINLPRTKESVFKGVFSTAKILEPPLVIPQFPDFGPGIDFRNDLTKNFSLVSTPARNYLPVTTTDNIKIPNDPFVTRYFFDGVERNVPHNLAIFTSNITFTTSNPLNFNDEIPIPIRNIELLPQRNFSGIAKPLLKVPFEAVITFSRENSGEATTWRNDKDKYLLIPTRDPPDDFPPYFDTNYTLTNESGQINVVFDDNKQATEPINNTKKEEKKKQGKKQDSSKTQQSNKQKSEKGRPSVVSQFLKTFLALRRNNSLATNLKPPPLNPEKLTTPSRAPIAPMAPVAQKVPAAQKYPSPPRVQSSYNEKPSFVSGQGRRGQTFQAQGIEDGDDNGSNNGSNSEESTEKNDADEDNGNTNDDIESNGGDDNSDSNESSSSESDEDSEEEGGLVKSIISLLELAAPILEDLSDPESDADIGDVLSAGLPLIQELSEGDGENPGFDIPGILVPVLLKVSEDGPKDSSAVITPLIQLVAPLIGPLVGPLILPLSRQISNPPGDGGSSVSDLIRSLLGPLLEPVGPGKKSQLSNLVAAVISSLSKYSSTYGKSDIASLVKAVVTGTIAGSSAASNHKDSYGHHTDYGGDSYRAHPSTNTYAAVPSKEPNPLSVLGDSIKDILNAIVKVVSSLVNAITGILSASSGSSEEPSPTYGAPSPTYGAPRPTYGPPRPTYSTSRPTYDKPRSTYNKPRPSQYFAVPPSESISITTSGPKRFLRL, via the exons AGTTAAGAAACGGCTTCTCCAATGTACCAAAGATCTTAGAGATTCAATTGCCTTTGAAAATCGCCTCGAAGGATGATTTGGTCGCATGGGCCAGGTATGTCATGGGTTTGATGGCTTCCAAGATCAACATCACATTGACTACGGTGAAAGAGTCCCCAGCGACGACTTCCGGAAACACCAGAGCTCCAGAAATCATGAAGAACATCGACAATACCAAACAGCCGCAAATTGTTAAGGATTCGGTGCACAGGAAGTCGCAGAGTGTTAATCAGATGGCTGGGATTCGAAATTTGGCCAGCATTAGAAATACAGAGAATATAAGATACGCTGCAAATGTTGGAAATCTTGGAAATATGAAGAATTTCGAGGTTCCTGCGAATATTAGATCATCGTCAGAAAATGGTCGACGGTCTGAAGTAATTCGAATTCCTCTGAGAAATGGGAATATTCAATCGCCGAAGGAGAAACAGCTTGCCAGTCCGCAATTATCAACGCTGACGATTAATGGGGTGACTGGAAACAGTTTGTTTAACAATAGACAAAGCCAACCAAGTTTCACGAATGTTGGTCTCTTTGACACGACCATTCCTAATCCTCTGGAGATAACAGCTAACATTAATCTTCCAAGGACGAAGGAATCGGTCTTCAAGGGTGTCTTCAGTACTGCGAAGATATTAGAACCGCCGCTGGTCATCCCTCAATTTCCAGATTTTGGACCAGGAATTGACTTCAGAAACGATCTGACTAAAAATTTCAGCCTGGTTTCAACCCCCGCGAGAAACTACCTTCCTGTGACTACCACTGATAATATCAAGATCCCAAACGACCCCTTCGTCACTAGATACTTCTTCGATGGCGTAGAGAGAAACGTCCCTCACAATTTGGCCATTTTTACTTCGAATATCACCTTCACCACTAGCAACCCTCTGAATTTCAACGATGAAATTCCAATTCCGATAAGGAACATTGAATTGTTGCctcaaagaaatttttcagGTATCGCGAAACCACTTTTGAAGGTCCCATTCGAAGCAGTAATTACATTTTCAAGAGAAAATTCAGGAGAAGCAACGACTTGGAGAAACGACAAAGATAAATATCTCTTGATACCAACAAGAGATCCTCCTGATGACTTTCCACCATATTTTGATACTAATTATACCCTGACGAATGAATCGGGACAGATAAACGTGGTGTTCGATGACAATAAACAAGCGACTGAACCGATAAATAATACTAAaaaggaggagaagaagaagcaagGAAAGAAACAGGATTCTTCGAAGACGCAGCAATCAAACAAGCAAAAATCTGAGAAAGGACGACCATCGGTTGTTAGTCAGTTCCTGAAGACGTTTCTAGCACTGAGGAGGAATAATAGTTTGGCTACGAATCTGAAGCCTCCTCCATTAAATCCTGAAAAATTAACAACACCATCAAGGGCACCAATCGCCCCAATGGCACCAGTGGCTCAGAAGGTACCTGCGGCTCAAAAGTATCCATCACCTCCCAGAGTACAGTCCTCCTACAATGAAAAACCATCG TTTGTGTCAGGACAAGGAAGACGTGGTCAGACGTTTCAGGCGCAGGGAATCGAG GATGGCGATGACAACGGAAGTAACAATGGCAGCAACAGCGAAGAGAGCACCGAAAAGAATGACGCCGATGAAGATAATGGCAATACTAATGACGACATTGAAAGTAACGGAGGAGATGATAACAGTGATTCCAATGAAAGTTCCAGCAGCGAAAGCGACGAGGATAGCGAAGAAGAGGGTGGTCTTGTCAAGTCCATTATCAGTCTGCTTGAGCTTGCAGCACCCATTTTAGAGGATCTCAGCGAC CCTGAATCAGACGCGGACATAGGTGACGTTCTCAGTGCGGGCCTTCCGCTTATCCAGGAACTGTCTGAG GGAGATGGTGAGAACCCAGGATTCGACATTCCAGGAATATTGGTGCCTGTCCTGTTGAAAGTTAGCGAA GATGGACCAAAAGATTCATCAGCGGTTATAACGCCTCTCATTCAATTAGTCGCTCCATTGATTGGACCCCTTGTTGGTCCATTGATTTTACCATTGAGTCGACAAATCAGTAAC CCTCCAGGTGATGGTGGATCATCGGTCAGTGATCTAATAAGGAGTCTGTTGGGCCCATTGCTTGAG cCCGTCGGACCTGGAAAAAAGTCTCAGCTATCGAATCTCGTCGCAGCAGTTATCTCTAGTCTTAGCAAA TATTCTTCAACTTATGGCAAATCAGACATCGCCAGCCTGGTAAAAGCTGTGGTCACAGGAACAATAGCCGGTTCCAGCGCGGCTTCCAATCACAAAGACTCTTATGGACACCATACAGACTATGGTGGTGACAGTTACCGTGCTCACCCATCTACCAACACTTAT GCTGCGGTGCCATCTAAGGAACCGAATCCTCTCTCTGTGCTTGGCGATTCGATCAAAGACATTCTAAACGCTATAGTAAAAGTGGTTTCATCGTTAGTGAACGCCATCACGGGTATTCTGAGCGCTTCCTCCGGCAGTTCCGAGGAACCATCACCTACTTATGGCGCACCATCACCTACTTACGGCGCACCACGTCCTACTTACGGTCCACCACGTCCAACTTATAGTACATCACGTCCTACCTATGATAAACCACGTTCTACCTATAATAAACCACGTCCATCACAATATTTCGCGGTTCCTCCTAGCGAGTCTATTAGTATAACCACTAGTGGTCCAAAAAGGTTTCTGAGACTGTGA